Proteins encoded within one genomic window of Humulus lupulus chromosome 1, drHumLupu1.1, whole genome shotgun sequence:
- the LOC133790512 gene encoding protein MOR1-like, with amino-acid sequence MEKWKEGKPGEARAALRRSVREIGLDVAEQSGEITRSVSGPVLPRKNYGNADIHVERQLMPRVLAGTNGPTECNEALDIISFGSPYILAAIIPIPLIFSFHLLFWLKKSNSYILV; translated from the exons ATGGAAAAATGGAAGGAAGGGAAGCCTGGCGAAGCCAGAGCTGCTTTGAGACGTTCTGTGAGGGAAATTGG ATTGGATGTAGCAGAGCAAAGTGGAGAGATTACACGATCTGTCTCTGGCCCAGTACTTCCAAG GAAAAACTATGGGAATGCTGACATACATGTGGAGAGACAACTTATGCCTCGTGTTCTTGCTGGTACCAATGGCCCCACTGAGTGTAATGAAGCTTTGGATATTATTTCTTTTGGTTCTCCTTATATTCTTGCAGCTATTATTCCCATTCCCCTTATATTCTCCTTTCATCTATTATTCTGGTTAAAAAAGAGTAATTCTTACATTTTGGTCTGA
- the LOC133790500 gene encoding protein MOR1-like isoform X2: MQTFQNKRLAYAVKESTLDSLITELLLWLLDERVPHMDDGSQLLKALNVLMLKILDNADRTSSFVVLINLLRPLDPSRWPSPASNETFAVRNQKFSDLVVKCLIKLTKVLQSTIYEVDLDRILQSIHLYLQDLGMEEIRRCAGADDKPLRMVKTVLHELVKLRGAAIKGHLSMVPIDMKPQPIILAYIDLNLEKAIKTVQPATRREGFSAIPNVKLEDVGGLDLIRKELDRFIIRHFKYHEKFKGVRK; the protein is encoded by the exons ATGCAG ACATTTCAAAACAAGAGACTGGCTTATGCTGTCAAGGAAAGCACTCTTGATAGTCTAATTACTGAGCTCCTTCTATGGCTGTTGGATGAGAGAGTTCCACATATGGATGATGGTAGCCAGCTTTTAAAAGCTTTGAATGTTCTGATGCTAAAGATTCTG GATAATGCAGATCGAACTTCATCCTTTGTTGTTCTCATCAATCTCTTACGTCCATTAGATCCTTCAAGGTGGCCCTCACCTGCATCAAATGAGACATTTGCTGTCAGAAATCAGAAGTTCTCTGATCTGGTTGTTAAATGTTTGATAAAACTTACAAAG GTTCTTCAAAGCACTATTTATGAAGTCGACCTTGACCGCATCCTTCAAAGCATCCATTTGTATCTGCAAGACTTGGGGatggaagaaattagaagatg TGCTGGTGCTGATGACAAGCCATTGCGCATGGTGAAAACTGTTCTACATGAACTAGTGAAGCTTCGAGGAGCTGCTATTAAAGGTCACCTTTCAATGGTTCCTATTGACATGAAGCCTCAACCAATAATTCTTGCTTACATTGATCTTAATCTAGAG AAAGCTATAAAAACTGTCCAACCTGCTACTAGAAGAGAAGGGTTTTCTGCCATTCCTAATGTAAAATTGGAAGATGTAGGTGGACTAGATCTTATAAGGAAGGAACTTGATCGATTCATAATTAGGCATTTCAAATACCACGAGAAATTTAAG GGTGTAAGGAAATGA
- the LOC133790500 gene encoding protein MOR1-like isoform X1 codes for MQTFQNKRLAYAVKESTLDSLITELLLWLLDERVPHMDDGSQLLKALNVLMLKILDNADRTSSFVVLINLLRPLDPSRWPSPASNETFAVRNQKFSDLVVKCLIKLTKVLQSTIYEVDLDRILQSIHLYLQDLGMEEIRRCAGADDKPLRMVKTVLHELVKLRGAAIKGHLSMVPIDMKPQPIILAYIDLNLEKAIKTVQPATRREGFSAIPNVKLEDVGGLDLIRKELDRFIIRHFKYHEKFKCVCDWDDRENKFIEVEGILRRQIKVKCCLFFHSLKR; via the exons ATGCAG ACATTTCAAAACAAGAGACTGGCTTATGCTGTCAAGGAAAGCACTCTTGATAGTCTAATTACTGAGCTCCTTCTATGGCTGTTGGATGAGAGAGTTCCACATATGGATGATGGTAGCCAGCTTTTAAAAGCTTTGAATGTTCTGATGCTAAAGATTCTG GATAATGCAGATCGAACTTCATCCTTTGTTGTTCTCATCAATCTCTTACGTCCATTAGATCCTTCAAGGTGGCCCTCACCTGCATCAAATGAGACATTTGCTGTCAGAAATCAGAAGTTCTCTGATCTGGTTGTTAAATGTTTGATAAAACTTACAAAG GTTCTTCAAAGCACTATTTATGAAGTCGACCTTGACCGCATCCTTCAAAGCATCCATTTGTATCTGCAAGACTTGGGGatggaagaaattagaagatg TGCTGGTGCTGATGACAAGCCATTGCGCATGGTGAAAACTGTTCTACATGAACTAGTGAAGCTTCGAGGAGCTGCTATTAAAGGTCACCTTTCAATGGTTCCTATTGACATGAAGCCTCAACCAATAATTCTTGCTTACATTGATCTTAATCTAGAG AAAGCTATAAAAACTGTCCAACCTGCTACTAGAAGAGAAGGGTTTTCTGCCATTCCTAATGTAAAATTGGAAGATGTAGGTGGACTAGATCTTATAAGGAAGGAACTTGATCGATTCATAATTAGGCATTTCAAATACCACGAGAAATTTAAG TGTGTTTGTGACTGGGATGATCGTGAAAATAAGTTTATTGAAGTTGAAGGAATTTTGAGAAGACAGATAAAGGTAAAGTGTTGTTTATTTTTTCATAGTCTTAAgagataa